Proteins encoded by one window of Salvia splendens isolate huo1 chromosome 5, SspV2, whole genome shotgun sequence:
- the LOC121805685 gene encoding pentatricopeptide repeat-containing protein At5g16420, mitochondrial-like codes for MLSYRKIHPLRRVTAATHPFSSNDNHHISSINSKSELLDLYTVTPPIKPWPRKLTHKRLCSIITQQQNLDLALQIFHYAGNYHPNFHHTYETYHSIIHKLSRLRTFEPIPSLLNQLRCSHIKCGENVFITLIRYYGLASRPKEAIKMFLQINDFGVQRSVRSLNTLLNVLVQNKKYDSVYLMFKNCQKRFNIMPNVFTCNILLKALCKKDDVEGALKVLDEMPGMGMVPNVVSYTTIMSGYVDRGDMSGAKRMFDELLDRGWLPDATTYTVLMDGFCKLGHFVDATKVMDEMIENRVEPNDVTYGVMIEALCKVKKSGEAVNMIGDMLDSNYVPSSALCCKVIDVLCREGKVDEACSLWKLLLVKNCTPDNVILSTLVHWLCKEGKVWEARKLFDEFEKGSIPSVLTYNTLIAGMCDEGELCEAGRLWDNMVEKGCPPNAFTFNLLIKGFCKKGYAKEGIKIFEEMLDKRCSPNESTYSILIEGLCSSGCEDDILNVLGAAVSSKVEVTSDSWSILVKKFVPDCGNINVTLERILLENVD; via the coding sequence ATGTTAAGTTATCGGAAAATCCACCCTCTCCGCCGCGTCACCGCCGCAACCCACCCATTCTCCTCCAATGACAACCACCACATCTCCAGCATTAACTCTAAATCCGAACTGCTCGACTTATACACTGTTACACCCCCAATCAAACCCTGGCCACGAAAACTCACCCACAAACGCCTCTGCTCCATCATCACCCAACAGCAAAATCTCGATCTCGCCCTTCAAATCTTCCACTACGCCGGAAATTACCACCCGAATTTCCATCACACTTACGAAACCTACCACTCTATTATCCACAAGCTCTCCCGCTTGCGCACTTTCGAGCCCATACCCTCCCTCTTAAATCAGTTACGCTGTTCACATATCAAATGCGGAGAAAATGTATTCATCACGCTAATTAGGTATTACGGTCTTGCCAGCAGACCGAAAGAGGCAATCAAAATGTTCCTTCAAATTAATGATTTTGGAGTGCAAAGGTCAGTTCGTTCGTTAAATACTTTGTTAAATGTTTTGGTTCAGAATAAGAAGTACGATTCTGTGTACCTTATGTTCAAAAATTGCCAGAAGAGGTTCAACATTATGCCCAATGTGTTCACTTGCAATATATTATTAAAAGCCCTGTGTAAAAAGGATGATGTTGAGGGTGCACTCAAGGTGCTTGATGAAATGCCTGGAATGGGAATGGTGCCTAATGTGGTGAGTTACACTACTATTATGTCTGGATACGTGGATCGTGGTGATATGTCGGGAGCAAAGAGAATGTTCGATGAGCTCTTGGATCGTGGCTGGTTGCCTGATGCAACCACATACACGGTTCTGATGGATGGGTTTTGTAAATTAGGGCACTTTGTTGATGCAACGAAGGTGATGGATGAGATGATAGAGAATAGGGTTGAGCCGAATGATGTTACATATGGTGTCATGATTGAGGCGCTGTGCAAAGTGAAGAAGTCAGGGGAAGCAGTCAATATGATTGGTGATATGCTTGACAGTAACTATGTCCCCAGCTCAGCTTTATGTTGTAAGGTTATAGATGTCTTGTGCAGGGAAGGGAAGGTCGATGAAGCTTGCAGCTTGTGGAAGCTATTGTTGGTGAAGAACTGTACCCCAGATAACGTGATACTGAGCACACTCGTGCATTGGCTCTGCAAGGAAGGGAAGGTTTGGGAAGCAAGGAAGTTGTTTGATGAGTTTGAAAAGGGTTCTATACCTAGTGTTTTAACGTATAACACGCTCATTGCAGGCATGTGTGATGAAGGGGAGTTGTGTGAGGCTGGGAGGTTGTGGGATAACATGGTAGAAAAGGGTTGTCCTCCCAATGCTTTCACTTTTAACTTACTGATTAAAGGGTTCTGCAAAAAGGGTTATGCAAAGGAAGGGATCAAGATATTTGAGGAGATGTTGGATAAAAGGTGTTCTCCAAATGAATCCACTTACTCTATCTTAATTGAAGGGCTCTGCAGCTCTGGTTGTGAAGATGATATACTGAATGTTCTTGGTGCTGCTGTCTCTAGTAAAGTGGAGGTCACGTCTGATTCTTGGAGCATTCTAGTTAAAAAGTTTGTTCCTGATTGTGGAAACATAAACGTCACTTTGGAAAGAATTTTATTGGAGAATGTGGATTAA
- the LOC121805687 gene encoding protein trichome birefringence-like 12 codes for MASKVTPKLITCLILPSCFLILFYSSFLPFIPQSPSSKTPILPSAACNLFEGRWVLDPTRKPMYDSTCPFHRNAWNCIKNQRDNMARINSWKWMPRGCDLDRVDPAGFLALMRNKNIGFVGDSLNENFLVSFLCVLRVGDPGAKKWKRKGAWRGAYFPKFNVTVAYHRAVLLARYEWQTKQPGLSGQDGVKGIYRVDVDIPANDWANISDFYDVLVFNTGHWWGPDKFPKETPLVFFRNGQPIHPSLELMDGLKVVVKNMVAHIEKAFPKMVLKFWRLQSPRHFHGGDWNQNGSCLFNEPLKESELDLWFDPANNGTNREARRVNEVIGDMLKGTSIRPLDLSRLSEWRADAHPAVWLGKKDAVAVWGQDCMHWCLPGVPDTWLDILAQLITYNF; via the exons ATGGCATCTAAAGTAACCCCAAAACTCATCACCTGCTTAATCCTCCCTTCCTGCTTCCTCATCCTCTTCTACTCCTCATTCCTCCCTTTCATCCCACAGTCCCCCTCTTCCAAAACCCCTATTTTACCCTCTGCAGCATGCAATCTCTTCGAGGGGCGGTGGGTTCTCGATCCCACTCGCAAACCAATGTACGATTCCACCTGCCCCTTCCACAGAAATGCGTGGAATTGCATCAAGAATCAGAGGGATAACATGGCCCGGATCAATTCCTGGAAATGGATGCCCCGTGGCTGCGATCTGGACCGGGTCGACCCGGCCGGGTTCTTGGCTTTGATGAGGAATAAGAATATTGGGTTTGTTGGGGACTCTTTGAACGAGAACTTCTTGGTGTCGTTTCTGTGTGTGCTGAGGGTGGGTGATCCTGGTGCTAAGAAATGGAAGAGAAAGGGTGCTTGGAGAGGGGCTTATTTCCCCAAATTCAATGTGACTGTGGCCTATCATCGAGCTGTTTTGCTGGCCAGATATGA GTGGCAGACTAAACAGCCTGGGCTTTCTGGTCAAGATGGAGTTAAAGGAATATATCGAGTAGATGTTGATATCCCGGCAAATGACTGGGCTAACATTTCTGATTTCTACGATGTTCTGGTCTTCAACACTGGTCACTG GTGGGGTCCCGATAAATTCCCAAAAGAGACTCCACTCGTATTCTTCAGAAATGGGCAGCCAATACATCCTTCTCTGGAACTGATGGATGGGCTGAAAGTTGTTGTCAAGAACATGGTAGCTCATATTGAGAAAGCATTCCCCAAGATGGTGCTCAAGTTCTGGCGGCTGCAGTCACCACGGCATTTTCATGGCGGCGATTGGAATCAGAACGGAAGTTGCTTGTTCAATGAGCCTCTAAAAGAATCTGAGCTTGATTTATGGTTTGATCCGGCTAACAACGGAACAAACAGAGAAGCTAGAAGAGTGAATGAAGTGATTGGGGATATGTTGAAGGGGACGAGCATCAGACCCCTGGACTTGAGTCGTTTGAGCGAGTGGAGAGCCGATGCTCACCCGGCAGTGTGGCTGGGGAAGAAGGATGCAGTGGCTGTGTGGGGACAGGACTGCATGCATTGGTGCCTGCCTGGTGTTCCTGATACTTGGCTTGATATCTTAGCACAACTCATTACCTACAACTTTTGA
- the LOC121805682 gene encoding glutamyl-tRNA reductase 1, chloroplastic-like — translation MAAASAFSISISSAHSNLNSDTRFKIHHCTNLSTSSMLSFPPRTPPLFNDRISAPDTRSFTLCPRCHLASDSEIPSKSTSLSALELLKSSAADRYTKETSSILVVGFNYRTAPIEVREKLSVPEAQWPQAIGELCALNHIEEAAVLSTCNRLEIYVVALSQHRGIKEVTEWMSKISSVPVSELCQHRDLLFNKDATQHLFEVSSGLDSLVLGEGQILSQVKQVVKTGQGVPGFDRKISGLFKHAITVGKRVRTETSISTGSVSVSSAAVELAMMKLPESAHDSAKMLVVGAGKMGKLVIRHLAAKGCRRMVVVNRTEDRLNSIREELKDVEIEYRPFSQLLNCAGEADVIFTCTALETLLFSKDQVQTLPPVASEVGGKRLFVDISVPRNVGSCVSDIESVQVYNVDDLEEVVAANKEDRLMKAMEAQAIIEAEVEEFEAWKDSLETVPTIKKLRAYAERIRAAELEKCFSKMRDDLPKSEKKAIYDLSMGIVNKLLHGPMQHLRCDGTDNRGLNEILENMHALNRIFSLDTEISVLEQKVRAKVKQQNKQAVTRIQASH, via the exons ATGGCGGCGGCGAGCGCCTTCTCGATTTCCATCTCTTCTGCCCACTCTAATCTTAATTCCGATACTAGATTCAAAATTCATCATTGCACCAATCTCTCCACTTCTTCCATGCTTTCTTTTCCTCCACGGACACCACCTCTTTTCAACGATAGGATTTCCGCTCCTGACACGCGGTCCTTTACATTATGTCCGCGATGCCACCTTGCTTCCGACTCGGAGATCCCCTCCAAATCGACCAGCCTTTCCGCGTTGGAGCTTCTCAAGTCTTCCGCTGCTGATC GTTATACGAAAGAAACCAGCAGTATTTTGGTTGTGGGTTTTAACTACCGTACAGCACCCATTGAGGTACGCGAGAAGCTTTCTGTCCCCGAAGCACAATGGCCGCAAGCAATTGGTGAACTATGCGCTCTAAATCATATAGAGGAAGCTGCTGTCCTTAGCACGTGCAACAGGCTGGAGATATATGTTGTGGCTCTGTCCCAGCATCGTGGAATAAAGGAAGTGACTGAATGGATGTCTAAG ATAAGTTCAGTGCCAGTTTCAGAGCTGTGTCAGCACAGAGATTTGCTTTTCAACAAAGATGCCACACAACATCTTTTTGAAGTATCTTCAGGGCTCGATTCCCTTGTTTTAGGTGAAGGTCAAATTCTTTCACAGGTTAAACAGGTTGTTAAAACAGGACAAGGGGTCCCTGGATTTGACCGTAAAATTAGCGGGCTCTTTAAGCATGCAATCACTGTGGGAAAACGTGTTAGAACAGAAACCAGTATCTCTACTGGGTCAGTATCAGTTAGTTCAGCTGCAGTGGAGCTTGCTATGATGAAACTTCCAGAGTCTGCTCATGATTCAGCGAAAATGTTGGTCGTTGGAGCTGGAAAGATGGGAAAGCTTGTGATAAGACACCTAGCTGCGAAGGGATGCAGGAGGATGGTAGTCGTTAACAGAACAGAGGACAGACTAAATTCCATACGAGAGGAGCTCAAGGATGTTGAGATTGAATATAGGCCTTTCTCACAATTATTGAATTGCGCTGGTGAAGCAGATGTCATTTTCACATGTACGGCTTTGGAAACACTTCTATTCTCGAAAGATCAAGTTCAGACACTCCCCCCTGTGGCTTCAGAAGTAGGAGGCAAGAGGTTATTTGTCGATATTTCTGTTCCTAGGAATGTGGGATCATGTGTATCAGATATTGAGAGTGTTCAAGTTTACAATGTGGATGACTTGGAGGAAGTAGTGGCTGCCAACAAGGAAGACAGATTGATGAAGGCAATGGAAGCTCAGGCGATCATTGAAGCAGAAGTGGAAGAATTCGAAGCATGGAAGGACTCCCTTGAGACTGTCCCAACCATCAAGAAGCTTAGGGCATATGCAGAGAGAATTAGGGCTGCTGAGCTGGAAAAGTGCTTTTCGAAGATGCGTGATGATCTACCGAAGAGTGAAAAGAAAGCTATATATGATCTGAGTATGGGGATTGTGAACAAGCTTCTTCATGGTCCCATGCAACACTTGCGATGTGATGGCACAGATAACCGTGGGCTGAATGAAATCCTGGAAAACATGCACGCGCTTAACAGAATATTCAGTCTGGACACGGAGATATCCGTCCTGGAGCAGAAAGTACGGGCGAAAGTGAAACAACAGAACAAACAAGCAG TGACAAGGATACAAGCAAGCCATTGA
- the LOC121805693 gene encoding phosphoglycerate mutase-like protein 1, with protein sequence MDNGVCPSLFPLHRSKTIHLVRHAQGIHNVEGDKNYKAYMSPEYFDAHLTQLGWQQVDNLRKHVHSSGLIKSIDLVITSPLLRTIQTAVGVFGGEAYSDKMDNLPLMVRNAGNSDRTAISSLDCPPIVAVEICREHLGVHPCDKRRSISEYQSLFPAVDFSLIESDDDVLWKADVRETNGEVAARGMNFMNWLFTRKEEEIAIVTHNGFLFHTLAAFGNSFHPLVKKEISRHFANCELRSMVILDRGMVGSHCSSTNFPGKIPSGLDSPSDVAADSKKQEE encoded by the exons ATGGATAATGGCGTTTGCCCGAGTTTATTTCCACTGCACCGCAGCAAAACCATCCACCTG GTGAGGCATGCTCAGGGAATCCACAATGTAGAAGGAGATAAGAACTACAAAGCTTATATGTCTCCAGAATATTTTGATGCTCACCTAACTCAGTTGGGTTGGCAACAG GTTGACAACCTACGTAAGCATGTCCATTCAAGTGGCCTCATAAAGAGCATTGATTTGGTCATTACGTCTCCGTTATTAAG GACCATCCAAACAGCTGTTGGGGTATTTGGTGGTGAGGCCTATTCCGACAAGATGGATAATTTACCACTAATGGTGAGAAATGCTGGAAATAGTGATCGGACTGCTATTTCAAGTCTTGATTGCCCACCTATTGTTGCAGTTGAAATCTGTCGAGAACATCTG GGTGTTCATCCTTGTGATAAGAGGAGAAGCATTAGTGAATATCAGTCCCTTTTTCCAGCGGTTGATTTTTCACTG ATagagagtgatgatgatgtATTATGGAAGGCTGATGTCAGAGAGACCAATGGTGAGGTTGCAGCTAGAGGAATGAACTTCATGAACTG GTTGTTCACACGGAAAGAGGAGGAGATAGCAATAGTTACACACAATGGGTTCTTGTTCCACACACTGGCAGCGTTTGGTAACAGCTTTCACCCTCTTGTGAAGAAAGAAATCTCTCGCCA TTTTGCCAACTGCGAGCTTCGTTCCATGGTTATCCTTGACAGAGG CATGGTTGGGTCGCATTGTTCATCAACCAACTTTCCCGGAAAGATTCCATCCGGACTGGATTCGCCTAGTGATGTCGCTGCTGATAGCAAGAAGCAAGAGGAGTGA